In a single window of the Deltaproteobacteria bacterium genome:
- a CDS encoding SMI1/KNR4 family protein translates to MSDSIESAVTWWRSTGVPLNPPATDQDLASLAEFIGWPVPDELRQFYELADGTVDFASDDHEVSFWPIERVLSENDTRAGVDDCGEYRDIAFADFLIDSWRFYLRLRPNGAVSVYAEEDGPAATSLGDFFTRYLSDPCPYPVL, encoded by the coding sequence GTGAGCGATTCCATCGAAAGTGCAGTCACTTGGTGGCGGAGTACAGGGGTTCCGCTCAATCCGCCCGCTACTGATCAGGATCTAGCCTCGCTGGCGGAGTTCATCGGATGGCCCGTTCCCGACGAACTTCGTCAGTTCTATGAGTTGGCGGACGGCACGGTCGACTTCGCGTCGGACGATCACGAAGTTAGCTTCTGGCCCATCGAGCGCGTGCTATCGGAGAATGACACGCGCGCTGGGGTTGATGATTGTGGCGAGTACCGCGACATCGCCTTTGCCGACTTCCTGATTGACTCGTGGCGATTCTATCTCCGTCTGCGACCCAATGGGGCGGTGTCAGTCTACGCCGAGGAGGATGGGCCTGCGGCGACGTCCTTGGGTGACTTCTTCACGCGCTACCTTTCCGACCCGTGCCCGTACCCCGTGTTGTGA
- a CDS encoding LLM class flavin-dependent oxidoreductase — protein sequence MPTLDFGLFYEIPVAAPWHERSERDAYHRVIAQAVLGEQVGFSHFWTVEHHFLSEFSHCSAPEALYGAVAARTKTIRIGHGVRLLPFPYNHPIRAAEMAALLDCVCDGRLEFGTGRSATRDELEGFGIDPNETRGMWEEALDVIVGAWTTDVFSWEGTHFHLPPRRVLPKPLQKPHPPLWMASTSPASHEIAGRKGLGLLSFTIGVPPEELASRIALYRNGLKEARPAGKFVNDRAATFTMVHCAETDAEARRNAAESVMWYFRRSIELIGSVAAWQEGRELGSYDYTRMLRALNLSDVTFPLLDDMDAVIVGDPQTCIRKVKRYREAGCDQLLCLMQPYDIPADAVTRSIELFGRYVIPAFR from the coding sequence TTGCCTACCCTCGACTTCGGCCTCTTCTACGAGATCCCCGTCGCCGCCCCGTGGCACGAGCGGAGCGAGCGCGACGCGTATCATCGGGTGATCGCCCAGGCCGTGCTCGGCGAGCAGGTCGGCTTCTCGCACTTCTGGACGGTCGAGCACCACTTCCTGTCCGAGTTCTCGCACTGCTCCGCGCCCGAGGCGCTCTACGGCGCGGTGGCCGCGCGCACGAAGACGATCCGCATCGGGCACGGCGTCCGCCTCCTGCCCTTCCCCTACAACCACCCGATCCGCGCCGCCGAGATGGCGGCCCTGCTCGACTGCGTGTGCGACGGGCGCCTCGAGTTCGGCACCGGCCGCTCCGCGACGCGCGACGAGCTCGAGGGCTTCGGCATCGACCCGAACGAGACGCGCGGCATGTGGGAAGAAGCGCTCGACGTGATCGTCGGGGCCTGGACCACCGACGTCTTCTCCTGGGAGGGGACGCACTTCCACCTCCCGCCGCGGCGCGTGCTGCCAAAGCCGCTGCAGAAGCCGCACCCGCCGCTCTGGATGGCCTCGACCAGCCCCGCGAGCCACGAGATCGCCGGCCGGAAGGGGCTCGGCCTCCTCTCCTTCACGATCGGCGTGCCGCCCGAGGAGCTGGCGAGCCGGATCGCGCTCTACCGAAACGGCCTGAAGGAGGCGCGGCCCGCCGGGAAGTTCGTGAACGATCGCGCCGCCACCTTCACCATGGTCCACTGCGCGGAGACCGACGCGGAGGCGCGCCGCAACGCCGCCGAGTCCGTCATGTGGTACTTCCGCCGGAGCATCGAGCTGATCGGCTCCGTCGCCGCCTGGCAGGAGGGCCGGGAGCTCGGCAGCTACGACTACACGCGCATGCTGCGCGCGCTCAACTTGAGCGACGTCACCTTCCCGCTCCTCGACGACATGGACGCCGTCATCGTGGGCGACCCCCAGACCTGCATCCGGAAGGTGAAGCGCTACCGCGAGGCGGGCTGCGATCAGCTCCTCTGCTTGATGCAGCCGTACGACATCCCCGCGGATGCGGTGACGCGGTCGATCGAGCTGTTCGGGCGATATGTCATTCCGGCGTTTCGGTGA